A genomic region of Vespa crabro chromosome 19, iyVesCrab1.2, whole genome shotgun sequence contains the following coding sequences:
- the LOC124430586 gene encoding protein phosphatase 1 regulatory subunit 12A isoform X10: MSLETRSSSALFKRAEQLKRWEQSETNREPAQPRQVTRKIKFSDDCVFLAACAAGDKEEVVRLLQKGADINTGNVDGLTALHQACIDDDLDMVEFLVEQGADINRGDNEGWTPLHATASCGFISIAKYLIEQGCNLAAVNNDGELALDIAEKVEMEDMLQQHINKAGIDCDQARSEEERSMLNDARAWRSGAAGKDSMHPRTGATALHVAAAKGYIKVMNILLQARCDVNAQDFDGWTPLHGAAHWGQLETCKLLVDNICDMDIKNYAGQTAFDVADADILKDLEELKQKQLTMMKDHPQIINKKQPSVPKKRISTSTDNTVTTQESPEILEEETPNKVKKVEVEIQSDKDDSSTGTNSDVEATRETDMEESDGEVVSETSSESRSSTCSNQSDKSNQSNHSTCLTDDEKKNRVNKEETASHSPLSPIEINKVPNQAPVLPPKQQTDNNEEGVVPSWRRSGSFRSRIQNVEELEDKDKSTKLLNTPNKITTEPEVVLRRTHSFETDEKFYEQYLALHARIKASSCPTLHRCNAVSPTHTNATTRSASLRETHRRKEIKLNLELSRTPQGSNTLSPTSPSKTSPLSALPTTTTTTANTMTTTIATSPVPVNQIRSVQPMEATSTLLSSANNTVPVSGTPTTPGGSKLSPGNIFKNFFKSFVPPVRDEESETQRKAHAKRVRETRRSTQGVTLDEIKSAEQLVKKKQQNNEVPSLTAPSPQQPAASVSNTASITATITTATPTTVTANKPSEESNLPERRPSWRLRVDNGSKFQLEDANNRSPDITSTYMRRPSGGTGIPRPSSAPVETITPSPAETTVTLPLRRSLKPSEDKEQDKENDSRNAQATQAVIQRRRRPKRRSTGVVHVDMDEIDPEKQDVSAGGDFEDTKVNHSEIMLCLVEALSYF, translated from the exons ATGTCTCTCGAGACTCGTTCGAGCTCGGCTCTATTTAAAAGAGCCGAACAGCTGAAACGTTGGGAACAATCTGAAACAAATCGAGAGCCGGCCCAACCGCGCCAAGTAACAAGGAAAATCAAATTTTCCGATGATTGTGTCTTCTTGGCGGCATGTGCGGCAGGCGACAAGGAGGAGGTTGTGCGTTTACTCCAAAAAGGGGCGGACATCAACACCGGAAACGTCGATGGTCTCACGGCGTTGCACCAG GCATGCATCGACGATGATCTGGATATGGTAGAATTTTTGGTAGAACAAGGAGCAGATATAAATCGTGGGGACAATGAAGGATGGACGCCCCTACATGCTACAGCATCTTGTGGCTTCATATCAATAGCTAA ATATTTGATAGAGCAAGGGTGCAATTTGGCAGCAGTTAACAATGACGGCGAATTGGCCCTTGATATCGCAGAAAAGGTTGAAATGGAGGATATGCTACAGcaacatataaataaagcaG GCATAGATTGTGATCAAGCCAGAAGCGAAGAGGAAAGGTCAATGTTAAATGATGCAAGAGCTTGGAGATCAGGAGCAGCAGGCAAAGATTCAATGCATCCTAGAACAGGAGCTACGGCACTTCATGTTGCTGCTGCTAAAGGCTACATCAAAGTCATGAA tatTCTCCTTCAGGCTCGATGCGATGTTAATGCACAAGATTTCGATGGATGGACACCTTTACATGGTGCAGCTCATTGGGGTCAATTAGAAACTTGTAAACTACTTGTGGATAATATTTGTGATATGGacataaaaaattatgca ggACAAACTGCTTTTGATGTTGCTGATGcagatattttaaaagatttagaagaattgaaacaaaaacaattaactATGATGAAAGATCATccacaaataattaataaaaaacaaccTTCTGTACCAAAGAAACG tATTTCAACTAGCACTGATAATACTGTAACGACACAAGAGAGTCCTGAAATTCTAGAAGAGGAAACGccaaataaagttaaaaaagtAGAAGTGGAAATTCAATCTGATAAAGACGATTCTAGTACTGGAACGAATAGCGACGTCG AAGCAACACGAGAAACAGATATGGAAGAGAGTGATGGCGAAGTTGTTTCTGAAACTAGCTCAGAATCACGCTCTTCCACCTGCTCCAATCAGTCTGATAAGTCTAACCAATCAAACCATTCCACATGTCTTACAGATGATG aaaagaaaaacagagtgAACAAAGAGGAAACTGCAAGTCATTCTCCGCTATCTCCTATAGAAATCAATAAAGTTCCTAATCaa gCTCCAGTATTGCCTCCTAAGCAGCAAactgataataatgaagaggGAGTTGTTCCATCCTGGAGGCGTTCAGGCTCTTTCAGAAGTAGAATACAAAATGTAGAag aACTTGAAGATAAGGACAAGAGTACTAAGTTGCTGAATACACCAAACAAAATTACTACTGAACCGGAGGTAGTATTAAGAAGAACACACAGTTTTGAGACAGACGAGAA GTTCTATGAGCAGTACTTGGCATTACACGCTCGTATCAAGGCATCTTCCTGCCCTACTCTCCATCGTTGTAACGCAGTTTCTCCTACTCATACCAATGCTACAACACGTTCTGCATCTCTGCGCGAAACACACAG aaggaaagaaatcaaattaaatttggAATTATCAAGAACGCCACAGGGAAGCAATACACTTTCACCAACATCTCCATCTAAAACATCACCACTAAGTGCACTGCCAACTACAACCACTACAACTGCCAAtacaatgacgacgacaattGCTACTAGTCCTGTTCCTGTGAATCAGATACGCAg TGTTCAACCAATGGAAGCTACATCTACACTTCTATCGAGTGCAAACAATACTGTACCAGTATCTGGAACTCCCACTACACCTGGAGGGAGCAAGCTAAGTCCAGGAAATATCTTCAAGAATTTCTTCAA aTCCTTTGTCCCACCTGTTCGTGATGAAGAAAGTGAAACACAAAGAAAAGCACACGCGAAGAGAGTACGAGAAACTCGGCGTTCGACTCAGGGAGTAACATTAGATGAAATCAAAAGTGCAGAACAacttgtaaagaaaaaacaacaaaacaacGAAGTGCCCAGTTTGACAGCACCTTCTCCGCAG CAGCCTGCAGCTTCTGTCAGCAATACAGCCTCAATCACagctacaataacaacagcaacTCCTACCACAGTGACTGCAAATAAACCTTCTGAAGAATCTAATTTGCCTGAAAGGCGACCTTCTTGGAGACTCAGGGTAGATAATGGAAGCAAG tTTCAGTTAGAGGATGCAAATAACAGGTCACCTGACATTACATCTACTTATATGAGAAGGCCATCCGGTGGAACTGGTATACCCAGACCATCATCTGCACCTGTGGAAACAATCACGCCAAGTCCTGCAGAAACTACTGTAACATTACCACTTCGACGATCATTAAAACCATCTGAAGACAAAG aacaagataaagaaaatgatagcAGAAATGCACAAGCTACTCAAGCAGTTATACAAAGGAGAAGGAGGCCTAAAAGACGTTCTACGGGTGTCGTTCATGTTGATATGGAT GAAATAGATCCTGAAAAACAAGACGTATCTGCTGGTGGTGATTTTGAGGATACTAAAGTGAATCACAGTGAG ataatgTTATGCCTCGTAGAAGCTTTGTCCTATTTTTAG
- the LOC124430586 gene encoding protein phosphatase 1 regulatory subunit 12A isoform X1 yields MSLETRSSSALFKRAEQLKRWEQSETNREPAQPRQVTRKIKFSDDCVFLAACAAGDKEEVVRLLQKGADINTGNVDGLTALHQACIDDDLDMVEFLVEQGADINRGDNEGWTPLHATASCGFISIAKYLIEQGCNLAAVNNDGELALDIAEKVEMEDMLQQHINKAGIDCDQARSEEERSMLNDARAWRSGAAGKDSMHPRTGATALHVAAAKGYIKVMNILLQARCDVNAQDFDGWTPLHGAAHWGQLETCKLLVDNICDMDIKNYAGQTAFDVADADILKDLEELKQKQLTMMKDHPQIINKKQPSVPKKRISTSTDNTVTTQESPEILEEETPNKVKKVEVEIQSDKDDSSTGTNSDVEATRETDMEESDGEVVSETSSESRSSTCSNQSDKSNQSNHSTCLTDDEKKNRVNKEETASHSPLSPIEINKVPNQAPVLPPKQQTDNNEEGVVPSWRRSGSFRSRIQNVEELEDKDKSTKLLNTPNKITTEPEVVLRRTHSFETDEKFYEQYLALHARIKASSCPTLHRCNAVSPTHTNATTRSASLRETHRRKEIKLNLELSRTPQGSNTLSPTSPSKTSPLSALPTTTTTTANTMTTTIATSPVPVNQIRSVQPMEATSTLLSSANNTVPVSGTPTTPGGSKLSPGNIFKNFFKSFVPPVRDEESETQRKAHAKRVRETRRSTQGVTLDEIKSAEQLVKKKQQNNEVPSLTAPSPQQPAASVSNTASITATITTATPTTVTANKPSEESNLPERRPSWRLRVDNGSKFQLEDANNRSPDITSTYMRRPSGGTGIPRPSSAPVETITPSPAETTVTLPLRRSLKPSEDKEQDKENDSRNAQATQAVIQRRRRPKRRSTGVVHVDMDEIDPEKQDVSAGGDFEDTKVNHSESGNDRPGRSNRLGSVSSISSEISSASTRIKSTTSENGEIDYKKLYEESQAENERLREKLKRSDEQLKEVRSLLDKAQNSQNKSVLSEAEKRERRAMERKLSEMEEELKQLQKLKAENERLKAENRALTRVVSKLTNTTK; encoded by the exons ATGTCTCTCGAGACTCGTTCGAGCTCGGCTCTATTTAAAAGAGCCGAACAGCTGAAACGTTGGGAACAATCTGAAACAAATCGAGAGCCGGCCCAACCGCGCCAAGTAACAAGGAAAATCAAATTTTCCGATGATTGTGTCTTCTTGGCGGCATGTGCGGCAGGCGACAAGGAGGAGGTTGTGCGTTTACTCCAAAAAGGGGCGGACATCAACACCGGAAACGTCGATGGTCTCACGGCGTTGCACCAG GCATGCATCGACGATGATCTGGATATGGTAGAATTTTTGGTAGAACAAGGAGCAGATATAAATCGTGGGGACAATGAAGGATGGACGCCCCTACATGCTACAGCATCTTGTGGCTTCATATCAATAGCTAA ATATTTGATAGAGCAAGGGTGCAATTTGGCAGCAGTTAACAATGACGGCGAATTGGCCCTTGATATCGCAGAAAAGGTTGAAATGGAGGATATGCTACAGcaacatataaataaagcaG GCATAGATTGTGATCAAGCCAGAAGCGAAGAGGAAAGGTCAATGTTAAATGATGCAAGAGCTTGGAGATCAGGAGCAGCAGGCAAAGATTCAATGCATCCTAGAACAGGAGCTACGGCACTTCATGTTGCTGCTGCTAAAGGCTACATCAAAGTCATGAA tatTCTCCTTCAGGCTCGATGCGATGTTAATGCACAAGATTTCGATGGATGGACACCTTTACATGGTGCAGCTCATTGGGGTCAATTAGAAACTTGTAAACTACTTGTGGATAATATTTGTGATATGGacataaaaaattatgca ggACAAACTGCTTTTGATGTTGCTGATGcagatattttaaaagatttagaagaattgaaacaaaaacaattaactATGATGAAAGATCATccacaaataattaataaaaaacaaccTTCTGTACCAAAGAAACG tATTTCAACTAGCACTGATAATACTGTAACGACACAAGAGAGTCCTGAAATTCTAGAAGAGGAAACGccaaataaagttaaaaaagtAGAAGTGGAAATTCAATCTGATAAAGACGATTCTAGTACTGGAACGAATAGCGACGTCG AAGCAACACGAGAAACAGATATGGAAGAGAGTGATGGCGAAGTTGTTTCTGAAACTAGCTCAGAATCACGCTCTTCCACCTGCTCCAATCAGTCTGATAAGTCTAACCAATCAAACCATTCCACATGTCTTACAGATGATG aaaagaaaaacagagtgAACAAAGAGGAAACTGCAAGTCATTCTCCGCTATCTCCTATAGAAATCAATAAAGTTCCTAATCaa gCTCCAGTATTGCCTCCTAAGCAGCAAactgataataatgaagaggGAGTTGTTCCATCCTGGAGGCGTTCAGGCTCTTTCAGAAGTAGAATACAAAATGTAGAag aACTTGAAGATAAGGACAAGAGTACTAAGTTGCTGAATACACCAAACAAAATTACTACTGAACCGGAGGTAGTATTAAGAAGAACACACAGTTTTGAGACAGACGAGAA GTTCTATGAGCAGTACTTGGCATTACACGCTCGTATCAAGGCATCTTCCTGCCCTACTCTCCATCGTTGTAACGCAGTTTCTCCTACTCATACCAATGCTACAACACGTTCTGCATCTCTGCGCGAAACACACAG aaggaaagaaatcaaattaaatttggAATTATCAAGAACGCCACAGGGAAGCAATACACTTTCACCAACATCTCCATCTAAAACATCACCACTAAGTGCACTGCCAACTACAACCACTACAACTGCCAAtacaatgacgacgacaattGCTACTAGTCCTGTTCCTGTGAATCAGATACGCAg TGTTCAACCAATGGAAGCTACATCTACACTTCTATCGAGTGCAAACAATACTGTACCAGTATCTGGAACTCCCACTACACCTGGAGGGAGCAAGCTAAGTCCAGGAAATATCTTCAAGAATTTCTTCAA aTCCTTTGTCCCACCTGTTCGTGATGAAGAAAGTGAAACACAAAGAAAAGCACACGCGAAGAGAGTACGAGAAACTCGGCGTTCGACTCAGGGAGTAACATTAGATGAAATCAAAAGTGCAGAACAacttgtaaagaaaaaacaacaaaacaacGAAGTGCCCAGTTTGACAGCACCTTCTCCGCAG CAGCCTGCAGCTTCTGTCAGCAATACAGCCTCAATCACagctacaataacaacagcaacTCCTACCACAGTGACTGCAAATAAACCTTCTGAAGAATCTAATTTGCCTGAAAGGCGACCTTCTTGGAGACTCAGGGTAGATAATGGAAGCAAG tTTCAGTTAGAGGATGCAAATAACAGGTCACCTGACATTACATCTACTTATATGAGAAGGCCATCCGGTGGAACTGGTATACCCAGACCATCATCTGCACCTGTGGAAACAATCACGCCAAGTCCTGCAGAAACTACTGTAACATTACCACTTCGACGATCATTAAAACCATCTGAAGACAAAG aacaagataaagaaaatgatagcAGAAATGCACAAGCTACTCAAGCAGTTATACAAAGGAGAAGGAGGCCTAAAAGACGTTCTACGGGTGTCGTTCATGTTGATATGGAT GAAATAGATCCTGAAAAACAAGACGTATCTGCTGGTGGTGATTTTGAGGATACTAAAGTGAATCACAGTGAG AGTGGAAATGATAGACCTGGGAGGTCGAATAGACTAGGTTCTGTATCATCAATATCATCTGAAATATCTTCAGCTTCAACAAGAATCAAATCTACGACTTCAGAAAATGGTGAAATTgactataaaaaattatatgaagaaTCTCAAGCAGAAAATGAAAGACTTAGAGAAAAGCTTAAGCGATCAGATGAACAATTGAAGGAAGTTAGAAGTTTATTAGATAAAGCACAGAATTCCCAGAACAAGTCTGTTTTATCTGAGgcagaaaaaagggaaaggagggCCATGGAGAGAAAGTTATcagaaatggaagaagaattAAAG CAATTACAAAAGCTCAAAGCTGAAAATGAGAGATTGAAAGCCGAAAATCGGGCACTTACCCGCGTCGTATCCAAACTCACCAATACTACTAAATAG
- the LOC124430586 gene encoding protein phosphatase 1 regulatory subunit 12A isoform X4, producing MSLETRSSSALFKRAEQLKRWEQSETNREPAQPRQVTRKIKFSDDCVFLAACAAGDKEEVVRLLQKGADINTGNVDGLTALHQACIDDDLDMVEFLVEQGADINRGDNEGWTPLHATASCGFISIAKYLIEQGCNLAAVNNDGELALDIAEKVEMEDMLQQHINKAGIDCDQARSEEERSMLNDARAWRSGAAGKDSMHPRTGATALHVAAAKGYIKVMNILLQARCDVNAQDFDGWTPLHGAAHWGQLETCKLLVDNICDMDIKNYAGQTAFDVADADILKDLEELKQKQLTMMKDHPQIINKKQPSVPKKRISTSTDNTVTTQESPEILEEETPNKVKKVEVEIQSDKDDSSTGTNSDVEATRETDMEESDGEVVSETSSESRSSTCSNQSDKSNQSNHSTCLTDDEKKNRVNKEETASHSPLSPIEINKVPNQAPVLPPKQQTDNNEEGVVPSWRRSGSFRSRIQNVEELEDKDKSTKLLNTPNKITTEPEVVLRRTHSFETDEKFYEQYLALHARIKASSCPTLHRCNAVSPTHTNATTRSASLRETHRRKEIKLNLELSRTPQGSNTLSPTSPSKTSPLSALPTTTTTTANTMTTTIATSPVPVNQIRSVQPMEATSTLLSSANNTVPVSGTPTTPGGSKLSPGNIFKNFFKSFVPPVRDEESETQRKAHAKRVRETRRSTQGVTLDEIKSAEQLVKKKQQNNEVPSLTAPSPQQPAASVSNTASITATITTATPTTVTANKPSEESNLPERRPSWRLRVDNGSKFQLEDANNRSPDITSTYMRRPSGGTGIPRPSSAPVETITPSPAETTVTLPLRRSLKPSEDKEQDKENDSRNAQATQAVIQRRRRPKRRSTGVVHVDMDEIDPEKQDVSAGGDFEDTKVNHSESGNDRPGRSNRLGSVSSISSEISSASTRIKSTTSENGEIDYKKLYEESQAENERLREKLKRSDEQLKEVRSLLDKAQNSQNKSVLSEAEKRERRAMERKLSEMEEELKVMDQLKCENQRLKDENGALIRVISKLSK from the exons ATGTCTCTCGAGACTCGTTCGAGCTCGGCTCTATTTAAAAGAGCCGAACAGCTGAAACGTTGGGAACAATCTGAAACAAATCGAGAGCCGGCCCAACCGCGCCAAGTAACAAGGAAAATCAAATTTTCCGATGATTGTGTCTTCTTGGCGGCATGTGCGGCAGGCGACAAGGAGGAGGTTGTGCGTTTACTCCAAAAAGGGGCGGACATCAACACCGGAAACGTCGATGGTCTCACGGCGTTGCACCAG GCATGCATCGACGATGATCTGGATATGGTAGAATTTTTGGTAGAACAAGGAGCAGATATAAATCGTGGGGACAATGAAGGATGGACGCCCCTACATGCTACAGCATCTTGTGGCTTCATATCAATAGCTAA ATATTTGATAGAGCAAGGGTGCAATTTGGCAGCAGTTAACAATGACGGCGAATTGGCCCTTGATATCGCAGAAAAGGTTGAAATGGAGGATATGCTACAGcaacatataaataaagcaG GCATAGATTGTGATCAAGCCAGAAGCGAAGAGGAAAGGTCAATGTTAAATGATGCAAGAGCTTGGAGATCAGGAGCAGCAGGCAAAGATTCAATGCATCCTAGAACAGGAGCTACGGCACTTCATGTTGCTGCTGCTAAAGGCTACATCAAAGTCATGAA tatTCTCCTTCAGGCTCGATGCGATGTTAATGCACAAGATTTCGATGGATGGACACCTTTACATGGTGCAGCTCATTGGGGTCAATTAGAAACTTGTAAACTACTTGTGGATAATATTTGTGATATGGacataaaaaattatgca ggACAAACTGCTTTTGATGTTGCTGATGcagatattttaaaagatttagaagaattgaaacaaaaacaattaactATGATGAAAGATCATccacaaataattaataaaaaacaaccTTCTGTACCAAAGAAACG tATTTCAACTAGCACTGATAATACTGTAACGACACAAGAGAGTCCTGAAATTCTAGAAGAGGAAACGccaaataaagttaaaaaagtAGAAGTGGAAATTCAATCTGATAAAGACGATTCTAGTACTGGAACGAATAGCGACGTCG AAGCAACACGAGAAACAGATATGGAAGAGAGTGATGGCGAAGTTGTTTCTGAAACTAGCTCAGAATCACGCTCTTCCACCTGCTCCAATCAGTCTGATAAGTCTAACCAATCAAACCATTCCACATGTCTTACAGATGATG aaaagaaaaacagagtgAACAAAGAGGAAACTGCAAGTCATTCTCCGCTATCTCCTATAGAAATCAATAAAGTTCCTAATCaa gCTCCAGTATTGCCTCCTAAGCAGCAAactgataataatgaagaggGAGTTGTTCCATCCTGGAGGCGTTCAGGCTCTTTCAGAAGTAGAATACAAAATGTAGAag aACTTGAAGATAAGGACAAGAGTACTAAGTTGCTGAATACACCAAACAAAATTACTACTGAACCGGAGGTAGTATTAAGAAGAACACACAGTTTTGAGACAGACGAGAA GTTCTATGAGCAGTACTTGGCATTACACGCTCGTATCAAGGCATCTTCCTGCCCTACTCTCCATCGTTGTAACGCAGTTTCTCCTACTCATACCAATGCTACAACACGTTCTGCATCTCTGCGCGAAACACACAG aaggaaagaaatcaaattaaatttggAATTATCAAGAACGCCACAGGGAAGCAATACACTTTCACCAACATCTCCATCTAAAACATCACCACTAAGTGCACTGCCAACTACAACCACTACAACTGCCAAtacaatgacgacgacaattGCTACTAGTCCTGTTCCTGTGAATCAGATACGCAg TGTTCAACCAATGGAAGCTACATCTACACTTCTATCGAGTGCAAACAATACTGTACCAGTATCTGGAACTCCCACTACACCTGGAGGGAGCAAGCTAAGTCCAGGAAATATCTTCAAGAATTTCTTCAA aTCCTTTGTCCCACCTGTTCGTGATGAAGAAAGTGAAACACAAAGAAAAGCACACGCGAAGAGAGTACGAGAAACTCGGCGTTCGACTCAGGGAGTAACATTAGATGAAATCAAAAGTGCAGAACAacttgtaaagaaaaaacaacaaaacaacGAAGTGCCCAGTTTGACAGCACCTTCTCCGCAG CAGCCTGCAGCTTCTGTCAGCAATACAGCCTCAATCACagctacaataacaacagcaacTCCTACCACAGTGACTGCAAATAAACCTTCTGAAGAATCTAATTTGCCTGAAAGGCGACCTTCTTGGAGACTCAGGGTAGATAATGGAAGCAAG tTTCAGTTAGAGGATGCAAATAACAGGTCACCTGACATTACATCTACTTATATGAGAAGGCCATCCGGTGGAACTGGTATACCCAGACCATCATCTGCACCTGTGGAAACAATCACGCCAAGTCCTGCAGAAACTACTGTAACATTACCACTTCGACGATCATTAAAACCATCTGAAGACAAAG aacaagataaagaaaatgatagcAGAAATGCACAAGCTACTCAAGCAGTTATACAAAGGAGAAGGAGGCCTAAAAGACGTTCTACGGGTGTCGTTCATGTTGATATGGAT GAAATAGATCCTGAAAAACAAGACGTATCTGCTGGTGGTGATTTTGAGGATACTAAAGTGAATCACAGTGAG AGTGGAAATGATAGACCTGGGAGGTCGAATAGACTAGGTTCTGTATCATCAATATCATCTGAAATATCTTCAGCTTCAACAAGAATCAAATCTACGACTTCAGAAAATGGTGAAATTgactataaaaaattatatgaagaaTCTCAAGCAGAAAATGAAAGACTTAGAGAAAAGCTTAAGCGATCAGATGAACAATTGAAGGAAGTTAGAAGTTTATTAGATAAAGCACAGAATTCCCAGAACAAGTCTGTTTTATCTGAGgcagaaaaaagggaaaggagggCCATGGAGAGAAAGTTATcagaaatggaagaagaattAAAG GTTATGGATCAGTTAAAATGTGAAAACCAGAGGCTAAAGGATGAAAATGGTGCCTTGATCAGAGTGATCAGTAAATTATCCAAATAA